One window of Medicago truncatula cultivar Jemalong A17 chromosome 2, MtrunA17r5.0-ANR, whole genome shotgun sequence genomic DNA carries:
- the LOC25487720 gene encoding neurofilament heavy polypeptide isoform X1: protein MKFVYEHLRTAMDSLSKKKRTAMNLLADSACDVKDIEDAIAKANAKAKPSANVKAKPAAKAKPSAKYKGKAIQEEVPEWDDTTNALLTKAVKRHGKSHRSFINIVADPDFEDLLAFGSDACRLKWGRIEKQKEKLMKDAQAKAAEKKSDELVKDRKGRQLKVTEEKEGPEESDSELGMELKKKPMKDAQAMAEKKSDGLVKDRKGRQLKVTEEKEGPEESDSQVGMELKKKPMKDAQAMAEKKSDGLVKDRKGRQLKVTEEKEGPEESDSQVGMELKKKPMKDAQAMAEKKSDGLVKDRKGRQLKVTEEKEGPEESDSQVGMELKKKPMKDAQAKAEEKSDGLVKDRKGRQLKVTEEKEGPEESVSQVGDNSPSVKDYFALVLTGINTVIKELKVNNSSIKETNSTLKELVTVMNKKP from the exons atgaaatttgtatatGAACATTTAAGAACGGCAATGGActccctctcaaaaaaaaaaagaacggCAATGAACTTGCTAGCTGACTCTGCTTGTGATGTTAAAGACATTGAGGATGCTATCGCCAAAGCCAACGCCAAGGCCAAGCCTTCTGCCAACGTCAAGGCCAAGCCTGCAGCCAAAGCCAAGCCTTCTGCCAAGTACAAAGGCAAAGCTATCCAAGAAGAAGTGCCAGAg TGGGATGATACCACTAATGCGCTTCTAACGAAGGCGGTCAAGAGGCATGGTAAGTCGCACCGAAGCTTTATAAATATCGTTGCTGATCCCGACTTCGAAGACCTCCTTGCTTTTGGATCTGATGCTTGCCGG TTGAAATGGGGTCGTATAGAAAAGCAGAAAGAGAAACTGATGAAAGATGCACAAGCCAAGGCGGCTGAGAAAAAAAGTGATGAACTGGTCAAAGATAGAAAGGGAAGACAGCTCAAGGTCACTGAGGAGAAAGAGGGACCTGAAGAATCAGATTCAGAATTAGGG ATGGAGCTGAAAAAGAAACCGATGAAAGATGCACAAGCCATGGCTGAGAAAAAAAGTGATGGACTGGTCAAAGATAGAAAGGGCAGACAGCTCAAGGTCACTGAGGAGAAAGAGGGACCTGAAGAATCAGATTCACAAGTAGGG ATGGAGCTGAAAAAGAAACCGATGAAAGATGCACAAGCCATGGCTGAGAAAAAAAGTGATGGACTGGTCAAAGATAGAAAGGGCAGACAGCTCAAGGTCACTGAGGAGAAAGAGGGACCTGAAGAATCAGATTCACAAGTAGGG ATGGAGCTGAAAAAGAAACCGATGAAAGATGCACAAGCCATGGCTGAGAAAAAAAGTGATGGACTGGTCAAAGATAGAAAGGGCAGACAGCTCAAGGTCACTGAGGAGAAAGAGGGACCTGAAGAATCAGATTCACAAGTAGGG ATGGAGCTGAAAAAGAAACCGATGAAAGATGCACAAGCCAAGGCTGAGGAAAAAAGTGATGGACTGGTCAAAGATAGAAAGGGCAGACAGCTCAAGGTCACTGAGGAGAAAGAGGGACCTGAAGAATCAGTTTCACAAGTAGGG GACAATTCTCCATCTGTAAAAGATTACTTCGCACTCGTTCTGACAGGAATTAATACTGTGATTAAGGAACTGAAAGTGAACAACTCTTCAATCAAGGAAACCAATTCAACTCTTAAAGAGTTGGTGACCGTTATGAATAAAAAGCCTTAG
- the LOC25487720 gene encoding neurofilament heavy polypeptide isoform X2, protein MKFVYEHLRTAMDSLSKKKRTAMNLLADSACDVKDIEDAIAKANAKAKPSANVKAKPAAKAKPSAKYKGKAIQEEVPEWDDTTNALLTKAVKRHGKSHRSFINIVADPDFEDLLAFGSDACRLKWGRIEKQKEKLMKDAQAKAAEKKSDELVKDRKGRQLKVTEEKEGPEESDSELGMELKKKPMKDAQAMAEKKSDGLVKDRKGRQLKVTEEKEGPEESDSQMELKKKPMKDAQAMAEKKSDGLVKDRKGRQLKVTEEKEGPEESDSQVGMELKKKPMKDAQAMAEKKSDGLVKDRKGRQLKVTEEKEGPEESDSQVGMELKKKPMKDAQAKAEEKSDGLVKDRKGRQLKVTEEKEGPEESVSQVGDNSPSVKDYFALVLTGINTVIKELKVNNSSIKETNSTLKELVTVMNKKP, encoded by the exons atgaaatttgtatatGAACATTTAAGAACGGCAATGGActccctctcaaaaaaaaaaagaacggCAATGAACTTGCTAGCTGACTCTGCTTGTGATGTTAAAGACATTGAGGATGCTATCGCCAAAGCCAACGCCAAGGCCAAGCCTTCTGCCAACGTCAAGGCCAAGCCTGCAGCCAAAGCCAAGCCTTCTGCCAAGTACAAAGGCAAAGCTATCCAAGAAGAAGTGCCAGAg TGGGATGATACCACTAATGCGCTTCTAACGAAGGCGGTCAAGAGGCATGGTAAGTCGCACCGAAGCTTTATAAATATCGTTGCTGATCCCGACTTCGAAGACCTCCTTGCTTTTGGATCTGATGCTTGCCGG TTGAAATGGGGTCGTATAGAAAAGCAGAAAGAGAAACTGATGAAAGATGCACAAGCCAAGGCGGCTGAGAAAAAAAGTGATGAACTGGTCAAAGATAGAAAGGGAAGACAGCTCAAGGTCACTGAGGAGAAAGAGGGACCTGAAGAATCAGATTCAGAATTAGGG ATGGAGCTGAAAAAGAAACCGATGAAAGATGCACAAGCCATGGCTGAGAAAAAAAGTGATGGACTGGTCAAAGATAGAAAGGGCAGACAGCTCAAGGTCACTGAGGAGAAAGAGGGACCTGAAGAATCAGATTCACAA ATGGAGCTGAAAAAGAAACCGATGAAAGATGCACAAGCCATGGCTGAGAAAAAAAGTGATGGACTGGTCAAAGATAGAAAGGGCAGACAGCTCAAGGTCACTGAGGAGAAAGAGGGACCTGAAGAATCAGATTCACAAGTAGGG ATGGAGCTGAAAAAGAAACCGATGAAAGATGCACAAGCCATGGCTGAGAAAAAAAGTGATGGACTGGTCAAAGATAGAAAGGGCAGACAGCTCAAGGTCACTGAGGAGAAAGAGGGACCTGAAGAATCAGATTCACAAGTAGGG ATGGAGCTGAAAAAGAAACCGATGAAAGATGCACAAGCCAAGGCTGAGGAAAAAAGTGATGGACTGGTCAAAGATAGAAAGGGCAGACAGCTCAAGGTCACTGAGGAGAAAGAGGGACCTGAAGAATCAGTTTCACAAGTAGGG GACAATTCTCCATCTGTAAAAGATTACTTCGCACTCGTTCTGACAGGAATTAATACTGTGATTAAGGAACTGAAAGTGAACAACTCTTCAATCAAGGAAACCAATTCAACTCTTAAAGAGTTGGTGACCGTTATGAATAAAAAGCCTTAG
- the LOC25487720 gene encoding neurofilament heavy polypeptide isoform X3, whose protein sequence is MKFVYEHLRTAMDSLSKKKRTAMNLLADSACDVKDIEDAIAKANAKAKPSANVKAKPAAKAKPSAKYKGKAIQEEVPEWDDTTNALLTKAVKRHGKSHRSFINIVADPDFEDLLAFGSDACRLKWGRIEKQKEKLMKDAQAKAAEKKSDELVKDRKGRQLKVTEEKEGPEESDSELGMELKKKPMKDAQAMAEKKSDGLVKDRKGRQLKVTEEKEGPEESDSQVGMELKKKPMKDAQAMAEKKSDGLVKDRKGRQLKVTEEKEGPEESDSQVGMELKKKPMKDAQAMAEKKSDGLVKDRKGRQLKVTEEKEGPEESDSQVGMELKKKPMKDAQAKAEEKSDGLVKDRKGRQLKVTEEKEGPEESVSQDNSPSVKDYFALVLTGINTVIKELKVNNSSIKETNSTLKELVTVMNKKP, encoded by the exons atgaaatttgtatatGAACATTTAAGAACGGCAATGGActccctctcaaaaaaaaaaagaacggCAATGAACTTGCTAGCTGACTCTGCTTGTGATGTTAAAGACATTGAGGATGCTATCGCCAAAGCCAACGCCAAGGCCAAGCCTTCTGCCAACGTCAAGGCCAAGCCTGCAGCCAAAGCCAAGCCTTCTGCCAAGTACAAAGGCAAAGCTATCCAAGAAGAAGTGCCAGAg TGGGATGATACCACTAATGCGCTTCTAACGAAGGCGGTCAAGAGGCATGGTAAGTCGCACCGAAGCTTTATAAATATCGTTGCTGATCCCGACTTCGAAGACCTCCTTGCTTTTGGATCTGATGCTTGCCGG TTGAAATGGGGTCGTATAGAAAAGCAGAAAGAGAAACTGATGAAAGATGCACAAGCCAAGGCGGCTGAGAAAAAAAGTGATGAACTGGTCAAAGATAGAAAGGGAAGACAGCTCAAGGTCACTGAGGAGAAAGAGGGACCTGAAGAATCAGATTCAGAATTAGGG ATGGAGCTGAAAAAGAAACCGATGAAAGATGCACAAGCCATGGCTGAGAAAAAAAGTGATGGACTGGTCAAAGATAGAAAGGGCAGACAGCTCAAGGTCACTGAGGAGAAAGAGGGACCTGAAGAATCAGATTCACAAGTAGGG ATGGAGCTGAAAAAGAAACCGATGAAAGATGCACAAGCCATGGCTGAGAAAAAAAGTGATGGACTGGTCAAAGATAGAAAGGGCAGACAGCTCAAGGTCACTGAGGAGAAAGAGGGACCTGAAGAATCAGATTCACAAGTAGGG ATGGAGCTGAAAAAGAAACCGATGAAAGATGCACAAGCCATGGCTGAGAAAAAAAGTGATGGACTGGTCAAAGATAGAAAGGGCAGACAGCTCAAGGTCACTGAGGAGAAAGAGGGACCTGAAGAATCAGATTCACAAGTAGGG ATGGAGCTGAAAAAGAAACCGATGAAAGATGCACAAGCCAAGGCTGAGGAAAAAAGTGATGGACTGGTCAAAGATAGAAAGGGCAGACAGCTCAAGGTCACTGAGGAGAAAGAGGGACCTGAAGAATCAGTTTCACAA GACAATTCTCCATCTGTAAAAGATTACTTCGCACTCGTTCTGACAGGAATTAATACTGTGATTAAGGAACTGAAAGTGAACAACTCTTCAATCAAGGAAACCAATTCAACTCTTAAAGAGTTGGTGACCGTTATGAATAAAAAGCCTTAG
- the LOC25487720 gene encoding caldesmon isoform X5 — MKFVYEHLRTAMDSLSKKKRTAMNLLADSACDVKDIEDAIAKANAKAKPSANVKAKPAAKAKPSAKYKGKAIQEEVPEWDDTTNALLTKAVKRHGKSHRSFINIVADPDFEDLLAFGSDACRLKWGRIEKQKEKLMKDAQAKAAEKKSDELVKDRKGRQLKVTEEKEGPEESDSELGMELKKKPMKDAQAMAEKKSDGLVKDRKGRQLKVTEEKEGPEESDSQVGMELKKKPMKDAQAMAEKKSDGLVKDRKGRQLKVTEEKEGPEESDSQVGMELKKKPMKDAQAMAEKKSDGLVKDRKGRQLKVTEEKEGPEESDSQMELKKKPMKDAQAKAEEKSDGLVKDRKGRQLKVTEEKEGPEESVSQVGDNSPSVKDYFALVLTGINTVIKELKVNNSSIKETNSTLKELVTVMNKKP; from the exons atgaaatttgtatatGAACATTTAAGAACGGCAATGGActccctctcaaaaaaaaaaagaacggCAATGAACTTGCTAGCTGACTCTGCTTGTGATGTTAAAGACATTGAGGATGCTATCGCCAAAGCCAACGCCAAGGCCAAGCCTTCTGCCAACGTCAAGGCCAAGCCTGCAGCCAAAGCCAAGCCTTCTGCCAAGTACAAAGGCAAAGCTATCCAAGAAGAAGTGCCAGAg TGGGATGATACCACTAATGCGCTTCTAACGAAGGCGGTCAAGAGGCATGGTAAGTCGCACCGAAGCTTTATAAATATCGTTGCTGATCCCGACTTCGAAGACCTCCTTGCTTTTGGATCTGATGCTTGCCGG TTGAAATGGGGTCGTATAGAAAAGCAGAAAGAGAAACTGATGAAAGATGCACAAGCCAAGGCGGCTGAGAAAAAAAGTGATGAACTGGTCAAAGATAGAAAGGGAAGACAGCTCAAGGTCACTGAGGAGAAAGAGGGACCTGAAGAATCAGATTCAGAATTAGGG ATGGAGCTGAAAAAGAAACCGATGAAAGATGCACAAGCCATGGCTGAGAAAAAAAGTGATGGACTGGTCAAAGATAGAAAGGGCAGACAGCTCAAGGTCACTGAGGAGAAAGAGGGACCTGAAGAATCAGATTCACAAGTAGGG ATGGAGCTGAAAAAGAAACCGATGAAAGATGCACAAGCCATGGCTGAGAAAAAAAGTGATGGACTGGTCAAAGATAGAAAGGGCAGACAGCTCAAGGTCACTGAGGAGAAAGAGGGACCTGAAGAATCAGATTCACAAGTAGGG ATGGAGCTGAAAAAGAAACCGATGAAAGATGCACAAGCCATGGCTGAGAAAAAAAGTGATGGACTGGTCAAAGATAGAAAGGGCAGACAGCTCAAGGTCACTGAGGAGAAAGAGGGACCTGAAGAATCAGATTCACAA ATGGAGCTGAAAAAGAAACCGATGAAAGATGCACAAGCCAAGGCTGAGGAAAAAAGTGATGGACTGGTCAAAGATAGAAAGGGCAGACAGCTCAAGGTCACTGAGGAGAAAGAGGGACCTGAAGAATCAGTTTCACAAGTAGGG GACAATTCTCCATCTGTAAAAGATTACTTCGCACTCGTTCTGACAGGAATTAATACTGTGATTAAGGAACTGAAAGTGAACAACTCTTCAATCAAGGAAACCAATTCAACTCTTAAAGAGTTGGTGACCGTTATGAATAAAAAGCCTTAG
- the LOC25487720 gene encoding caldesmon isoform X4, which yields MKFVYEHLRTAMDSLSKKKRTAMNLLADSACDVKDIEDAIAKANAKAKPSANVKAKPAAKAKPSAKYKGKAIQEEVPEWDDTTNALLTKAVKRHGKSHRSFINIVADPDFEDLLAFGSDACRLKWGRIEKQKEKLMKDAQAKAAEKKSDELVKDRKGRQLKVTEEKEGPEESDSELGMELKKKPMKDAQAMAEKKSDGLVKDRKGRQLKVTEEKEGPEESDSQVGMELKKKPMKDAQAMAEKKSDGLVKDRKGRQLKVTEEKEGPEESDSQMELKKKPMKDAQAMAEKKSDGLVKDRKGRQLKVTEEKEGPEESDSQVGMELKKKPMKDAQAKAEEKSDGLVKDRKGRQLKVTEEKEGPEESVSQVGDNSPSVKDYFALVLTGINTVIKELKVNNSSIKETNSTLKELVTVMNKKP from the exons atgaaatttgtatatGAACATTTAAGAACGGCAATGGActccctctcaaaaaaaaaaagaacggCAATGAACTTGCTAGCTGACTCTGCTTGTGATGTTAAAGACATTGAGGATGCTATCGCCAAAGCCAACGCCAAGGCCAAGCCTTCTGCCAACGTCAAGGCCAAGCCTGCAGCCAAAGCCAAGCCTTCTGCCAAGTACAAAGGCAAAGCTATCCAAGAAGAAGTGCCAGAg TGGGATGATACCACTAATGCGCTTCTAACGAAGGCGGTCAAGAGGCATGGTAAGTCGCACCGAAGCTTTATAAATATCGTTGCTGATCCCGACTTCGAAGACCTCCTTGCTTTTGGATCTGATGCTTGCCGG TTGAAATGGGGTCGTATAGAAAAGCAGAAAGAGAAACTGATGAAAGATGCACAAGCCAAGGCGGCTGAGAAAAAAAGTGATGAACTGGTCAAAGATAGAAAGGGAAGACAGCTCAAGGTCACTGAGGAGAAAGAGGGACCTGAAGAATCAGATTCAGAATTAGGG ATGGAGCTGAAAAAGAAACCGATGAAAGATGCACAAGCCATGGCTGAGAAAAAAAGTGATGGACTGGTCAAAGATAGAAAGGGCAGACAGCTCAAGGTCACTGAGGAGAAAGAGGGACCTGAAGAATCAGATTCACAAGTAGGG ATGGAGCTGAAAAAGAAACCGATGAAAGATGCACAAGCCATGGCTGAGAAAAAAAGTGATGGACTGGTCAAAGATAGAAAGGGCAGACAGCTCAAGGTCACTGAGGAGAAAGAGGGACCTGAAGAATCAGATTCACAA ATGGAGCTGAAAAAGAAACCGATGAAAGATGCACAAGCCATGGCTGAGAAAAAAAGTGATGGACTGGTCAAAGATAGAAAGGGCAGACAGCTCAAGGTCACTGAGGAGAAAGAGGGACCTGAAGAATCAGATTCACAAGTAGGG ATGGAGCTGAAAAAGAAACCGATGAAAGATGCACAAGCCAAGGCTGAGGAAAAAAGTGATGGACTGGTCAAAGATAGAAAGGGCAGACAGCTCAAGGTCACTGAGGAGAAAGAGGGACCTGAAGAATCAGTTTCACAAGTAGGG GACAATTCTCCATCTGTAAAAGATTACTTCGCACTCGTTCTGACAGGAATTAATACTGTGATTAAGGAACTGAAAGTGAACAACTCTTCAATCAAGGAAACCAATTCAACTCTTAAAGAGTTGGTGACCGTTATGAATAAAAAGCCTTAG
- the LOC25487720 gene encoding neurofilament heavy polypeptide isoform X6, with product MDSLSKKKRTAMNLLADSACDVKDIEDAIAKANAKAKPSANVKAKPAAKAKPSAKYKGKAIQEEVPEWDDTTNALLTKAVKRHGKSHRSFINIVADPDFEDLLAFGSDACRLKWGRIEKQKEKLMKDAQAKAAEKKSDELVKDRKGRQLKVTEEKEGPEESDSELGMELKKKPMKDAQAMAEKKSDGLVKDRKGRQLKVTEEKEGPEESDSQVGMELKKKPMKDAQAMAEKKSDGLVKDRKGRQLKVTEEKEGPEESDSQVGMELKKKPMKDAQAMAEKKSDGLVKDRKGRQLKVTEEKEGPEESDSQVGMELKKKPMKDAQAKAEEKSDGLVKDRKGRQLKVTEEKEGPEESVSQVGDNSPSVKDYFALVLTGINTVIKELKVNNSSIKETNSTLKELVTVMNKKP from the exons ATGGActccctctcaaaaaaaaaaagaacggCAATGAACTTGCTAGCTGACTCTGCTTGTGATGTTAAAGACATTGAGGATGCTATCGCCAAAGCCAACGCCAAGGCCAAGCCTTCTGCCAACGTCAAGGCCAAGCCTGCAGCCAAAGCCAAGCCTTCTGCCAAGTACAAAGGCAAAGCTATCCAAGAAGAAGTGCCAGAg TGGGATGATACCACTAATGCGCTTCTAACGAAGGCGGTCAAGAGGCATGGTAAGTCGCACCGAAGCTTTATAAATATCGTTGCTGATCCCGACTTCGAAGACCTCCTTGCTTTTGGATCTGATGCTTGCCGG TTGAAATGGGGTCGTATAGAAAAGCAGAAAGAGAAACTGATGAAAGATGCACAAGCCAAGGCGGCTGAGAAAAAAAGTGATGAACTGGTCAAAGATAGAAAGGGAAGACAGCTCAAGGTCACTGAGGAGAAAGAGGGACCTGAAGAATCAGATTCAGAATTAGGG ATGGAGCTGAAAAAGAAACCGATGAAAGATGCACAAGCCATGGCTGAGAAAAAAAGTGATGGACTGGTCAAAGATAGAAAGGGCAGACAGCTCAAGGTCACTGAGGAGAAAGAGGGACCTGAAGAATCAGATTCACAAGTAGGG ATGGAGCTGAAAAAGAAACCGATGAAAGATGCACAAGCCATGGCTGAGAAAAAAAGTGATGGACTGGTCAAAGATAGAAAGGGCAGACAGCTCAAGGTCACTGAGGAGAAAGAGGGACCTGAAGAATCAGATTCACAAGTAGGG ATGGAGCTGAAAAAGAAACCGATGAAAGATGCACAAGCCATGGCTGAGAAAAAAAGTGATGGACTGGTCAAAGATAGAAAGGGCAGACAGCTCAAGGTCACTGAGGAGAAAGAGGGACCTGAAGAATCAGATTCACAAGTAGGG ATGGAGCTGAAAAAGAAACCGATGAAAGATGCACAAGCCAAGGCTGAGGAAAAAAGTGATGGACTGGTCAAAGATAGAAAGGGCAGACAGCTCAAGGTCACTGAGGAGAAAGAGGGACCTGAAGAATCAGTTTCACAAGTAGGG GACAATTCTCCATCTGTAAAAGATTACTTCGCACTCGTTCTGACAGGAATTAATACTGTGATTAAGGAACTGAAAGTGAACAACTCTTCAATCAAGGAAACCAATTCAACTCTTAAAGAGTTGGTGACCGTTATGAATAAAAAGCCTTAG